One genomic window of Glycine soja cultivar W05 chromosome 9, ASM419377v2, whole genome shotgun sequence includes the following:
- the LOC114367250 gene encoding 1-aminocyclopropane-1-carboxylate oxidase homolog 1-like, giving the protein MVVTTGTNELETSDGSTYDGRAERISFDDSKTGVKGLVDSGITKIPRMFHSGKLDLSETSLSASNIISIPIIDLQEVNKSSSLHAEVVDQIGSACRKWGFFQVMNHGVGVDVLDEMICGIRRFHEQDAEVRKTFYSRDSNKRVRYFSNGGLLRDLDQPANWRDTIAFVANPDPPNPEEIPATCRDIVAEYSKKVRALGVTILELLSEALGLDPSYLKKMDCSEALFIMGHYYPACPEPELTLGSTEHTDMDFMTILLQDQMGGLQVLHENQWINVSPVHGALIVNIGDLLQLMTNDMFISVNHRVLVSHSPRISVASFFMNFTMPKCTSKIYGPIKELLSEENPPIYRDITMKDFLTHYYSKGLDGNSCLLPFRI; this is encoded by the exons ATGGTGGTCACCACCGGCACAAATGAGTTAGAGACAAGTGATGGCTCTACTTATGATGGTAGAGCTGAACGAATATCTTTTGATGATTCAAAAACTGGGGTGAAGGGCCTTGTAGATTCTGGGATCACAAAGATCCCACGCATGTTCCATTCTGGCAAATTGGACCTCAGTGAGACCTCACTAAGTGCCTCAAATATCATCAGTATCCCGATCATAGATCTTCAAGAGGTTAACAAAAGTTCATCTCTGCATGCTGAAGTGGTTGACCAAATTGGAAGTGCATGCAGAAAGTGGGGTTTTTTTCAGGTGATGAATCATGGTGTTGGTGTTGATGTTTTGGATGAGATGATATGTGGAATCCGTAGGTTTCATGAACAAGATGCTGAGGTAAGGAAAACCTTTTACTCCAGAGATAGCAATAAGAGAGTCAGATATTTTTCCAATGGTGGCCTGTTGAGAGATTTGGACCAGCCTGCCAACTGGAGGGATACTATTGCTTTTGTTGCAAATCCTGATCCTCCCAACCCAGAAGAAATACCAGCAACATGTAG agACATTGTGGCTGAGTATTCAAAGAAAGTAAGGGCATTGGGAGTTACAATCTTAGAGTTATTGTCAGAGGCTCTTGGTCTTGATCCTTCTTATCTTAAGAAAATGGACTGCTCTGAGGCACTTTTTATTATGGGTCACTACTATCCGGCATGCCCTGAACCCGAATTAACTCTGGGCTCTACGGAGCACACTGATATGGACTTCATGACAATACTTCTGCAAGATCAAATGGGTGGTCTTCAAGTTCTTCATGAGAATCAATGGATTAATGTTTCTCCTGTGCATGGGGCACTTATTGTTAACATTGGAGATCTCTTACAG CTTATGACAAATGACATGTTCATCAGTGTTAATCACCGGGTCTTGGTGAGTCATAGCCCTAGGATTTCTGTAGCAAGCTTCTTTATGAATTTTACTATGCCCAAGTGTACTTCAAAGATTTATGGTCCAATAAAGGAATTGTTATCAGAAGAAAACCCTCCAATCTACAGGGACATTACTATGAAAGATTTCTTGACACATTATTATTCAAAAGGCCTTGATGGGAACTCTTGCTTGCTACCTTTCAGGATCTGA